One window of the Haemorhous mexicanus isolate bHaeMex1 chromosome 15, bHaeMex1.pri, whole genome shotgun sequence genome contains the following:
- the LOC132334134 gene encoding leukotriene C4 synthase-like: MFDQIHWLAAVTILGVLEQAYFFLQVIYARRLFGISPPKISGPPEFERIFRAQVNSSEYFPIFLALLWQAGLFFHQGLAAALGLLYLYARYCYFMGYKASSSERLAPIYFSAGVLWILIAVSALGILHFFLSHYVGLNVLQLLTA; encoded by the exons ATGTTTGATCAGATTCATTGGCTGGCTGCCGTGACAATCCTGGGAGTCCTGGAGCAAG CCTACTTCTTCCTCCAGGTGATCTATGCTAGGAGGTTGTTTGGCATTTCACCTCCAAAGATCTCAGGCCCTCCTGAATTTGAAAGGATCTTTCGAGCACA GGTGAACTCCTCTGAGTATTTTCCCATCTTCCTGGCACTTCTGTGGCAGGCTGGACTCTTCTTCCATCAAG GTCTGGCTGCAGCCTTGGGTCTGCTCTATCTCTACGCCCGCTACTGCTACTTTATGGGATACAAGGCATCATCCTCAGAAAG ACTAGCCCCGATATACTTCAGCGCTGGAGTTCTCTGGATTCTCATTGCAGTGTCAGCCCTGGGCATCCtgcatttcttcctctctcaCTATGTGGGGCTCAACGTCCTCCAGCTTCTCACAGCATGA